One Deltaproteobacteria bacterium genomic window carries:
- a CDS encoding DUF1329 domain-containing protein — MAAQMNAGTGNRPRSNGAAAQDTAGAAQEGQPMTTRKLAAALVVTAMMLVPAARAEVVPGDKITEANIDKVKDLISPGLEWCIKHGFPLTITETKHVEWPRAYKEATEKYASQVKLAADGRSMENYVAGQPFPNPDPKDPQFVLKIMFNYDYGYVNGLDDTDLRNFDADTGAIADHGPLTVERHFLLDHFRRLFWTGRLYVDPKPEKPNPNGYRAQQGLYPILEPFDLKGVGALGRAREPLHFPRQAG; from the coding sequence GTGGCCGCGCAGATGAACGCGGGCACCGGCAATCGGCCAAGGTCAAACGGGGCTGCCGCGCAGGACACCGCCGGCGCCGCCCAGGAGGGGCAACCAATGACGACACGCAAGCTCGCAGCCGCGCTTGTGGTGACCGCAATGATGCTCGTGCCGGCCGCGCGCGCCGAGGTCGTCCCCGGGGACAAGATCACCGAAGCGAACATCGACAAGGTGAAGGACCTCATCTCGCCGGGTCTCGAATGGTGCATCAAGCACGGCTTCCCGCTCACCATCACGGAGACCAAGCACGTGGAGTGGCCGCGCGCCTACAAGGAAGCCACCGAGAAGTACGCCTCGCAGGTGAAGCTCGCGGCGGACGGCCGCTCGATGGAGAACTACGTCGCCGGCCAGCCGTTCCCCAACCCCGATCCGAAGGATCCGCAGTTCGTCCTCAAGATCATGTTCAACTACGACTATGGCTACGTGAACGGCCTCGACGACACCGACCTCAGGAACTTCGACGCCGACACCGGTGCGATCGCCGACCATGGGCCGCTCACCGTCGAGCGTCATTTTCTCCTCGACCACTTCCGGCGGCTCTTCTGGACTGGGCGGCTGTACGTCGACCCCAAACCCGAGAAGCCGAATCCCAACGGCTACCGTGCGCAGCAGGGCCTCTATCCGATCCTCGAGCCCTTCGACCTGAAGGGCGTGGGCGCGCTTGGGCGCGCTCGGGAACCGCTACACTTCCCCCGACAAGCAGGATGA
- a CDS encoding Uma2 family endonuclease codes for MEPGWAEARAEGTLQGLRMTADEFLDRPDDGYRYELVEGVVVMSPSPRMRHQAVTMEIIRQLNVFLTRHPIGQLLAETDMHLGRAKGRDFVYRPEVLFMTAEHWARAGDRLVGPPALVVEVVSQGSRRYDRITKKADYERFGVLEYWLMDPERDAMTFWRLRAGRYVEIEPEGKRFASEAIPGFVLDLAKVRKIFSR; via the coding sequence ATGGAGCCCGGCTGGGCGGAGGCGCGCGCCGAGGGGACCCTCCAAGGTCTCCGCATGACGGCGGACGAGTTCCTCGACCGGCCCGACGACGGGTACCGCTACGAGCTGGTCGAGGGGGTGGTGGTGATGTCGCCGAGCCCGCGCATGCGGCATCAGGCTGTCACGATGGAGATCATCAGGCAGCTCAACGTGTTCCTCACTCGGCATCCCATCGGACAGCTGCTGGCGGAGACCGACATGCACCTCGGCCGGGCGAAGGGCCGCGACTTCGTCTACCGGCCGGAGGTGCTCTTCATGACGGCTGAGCACTGGGCCCGGGCGGGCGACCGCCTCGTCGGCCCCCCGGCGCTGGTCGTCGAGGTCGTGTCGCAGGGCTCGCGGCGCTACGACCGCATCACGAAGAAGGCGGACTACGAGCGCTTCGGCGTCCTCGAGTACTGGCTCATGGACCCGGAGCGTGACGCCATGACGTTCTGGCGGCTGCGCGCGGGCCGTTACGTCGAGATCGAGCCCGAAGGCAAGCGCTTCGCGAGCGAGGCGATCCCCGGGTTCGTGCTCGATCTGGCGAAGGTCCGCAAGATATTTTCTCGCTGA